One Oenanthe melanoleuca isolate GR-GAL-2019-014 chromosome 3, OMel1.0, whole genome shotgun sequence DNA segment encodes these proteins:
- the ENPP1 gene encoding ectonucleotide pyrophosphatase/phosphodiesterase family member 1 has product MQGNGQQAGKGREEHRAGAADGGLQAAAVPMLPAMELAEEPEKPPGGKGKDPNTYKVLSLVLCVCMLTTILGCIFGLKPSCSKDVKTCKGRCFERTFGSCRCDKDCVKLGNCCLDYQEACIQPAHIWTCNKFRCGEKRRPEYRCSCSDDCVENKDCCVNYQAVCKGEASWVEEECENITEPQCPKGFTKSPVLLFSLDGFRAEYLQTWGGLLPVISKLQKCGTSTSNMRPVYPSKTFPNHYSIVTGLYPESHGIIDNKMYDPKRNASFTLKSKEKFNPQWYQGQPIWLTAMYQGLKAGTFFWPGSDVAVNGTFPNLYEIYNGSIPFEERVVTVLRWLQLPEDERPHFYTLYLEEPDSSGHKFGPVSSGVIMALQRVDQIVGMLMDGLKQMNLHKCLNIIFISDHGMEVGSCRKTAYLDSYLDNVQDFIVVPGPAARLRPNNVPDEYFSFNYEGVVRNLTCIKPNQPFKAYMKQLLPKRFHYSYNDRIEPLHFYLDSQWQLARKPLEIKSCKGGFHGSDNRFPNMQAIFIGFGPGFKFGTQVDPFENIEVYNLMCDLLGLKPAPNNGTHGRLNHLLKHPVYTPHHPKEASHPSECPVVGERAFSVSPGCSCRTGGLPIRDFHQRLNLTETEVVKTEELNLPYGRPRVLQKKHNYCLLYHSRYVSGYSRDYSMSLWSAYTLGKDDKWISSTGAASSCLHKDVRISQNHNQTCLFYNNHPRLTYGFLAPPDFMTDARKPHYDALLTSNIVPMYPAFKVLWNYFHQHLLPEYAAARNGVNVVSGPVFDYDSDGLYDTPEKLKRYPGNSEVPVPTHFFIVLTSCKNTSETPLECEGSLDALSFIVPHREDNSESCADGKSESMWVEERMKFHTARIRDIELLTGLSFYQDRKQPISDILQLKTYLPTFETV; this is encoded by the exons GTACTCTGTGTCTGCATGTTAACAACAATCCTAGGATGTATATTTGGCCTGAAGCCTAGCTGTTCAAAAGATG TGAAAACCTGCAAAGGTCGTTGCTTTGAAAGGACCTTTGGAAGCTGCCGTTGTGATAAAGATTGTGTCAAGCTTGGAAACTGCTGCTTAGATTACCAGGAAGCATGTATACAACCAG CCCACATATGGACCTGCAATAAATTCAGGTGTGGAGAAAAGAGGCGACCAGAATATCGTTGTTCCTGTTCAGATGATTGTGTGGAAAACAAAGATTGTTGTGTCAATTATCAAGCTGTTTGTAAAG GAGAGGCAAGCTGGGTTGAAGAAGAGTGTGAGAACATTACTGAACCTCAGTGTCCAAAAGG attTACCAAGTCTCCAGTGCTACTATTTTCATTGGATGGCTTCAGAGCAGAATATTTGCAGACTTGGGGTGGACTCCTACCTGTTATTAGCAAATTAC AGAAATGTGGAACATCCACTTCCAATATGAGACCAGTGTATCCTTCAAAAACCTTTCCCAACCATTACTCCATTGTCACA GGGCTGTATCCTGAATCTCATGGTATAATTGATAACAAGATGTATGACCCCAAAAGAAATGCATCCTTCACCCTTAAAAGTAAGGAGAAGTTTAATCCACAGTGGTACCAAGGCCAGCCT ATTTGGCTCACGGCCATGTACCAAGGGCTGAAGGCAGGGACCTTCTTCTGGCCTGGGTCTGATGTAGCCGTGAATGGAACCTTTCCAAACCTGTATGAAATATACAATGG CTCAATCCCCTTTGAAGAAAGAGTAGTGACTGTCCTTCGCTGGCTGCAACTACCTGAAGATGAAAG ACCACACTTTTACACTCTGTATTTAGAAGAACCAGATTCCTCGGGCCATAAGTTTGGACCAGTAAGCAGTGGA GTCATTATGGCATTACAAAGAGTGGACCAAATAGTAGGGATGCTGATGGATGGTCTAAAGCAAATGAACTTGCATAAATGCCtgaacattatttttatatcagaTCATG gGATGGAAgtagggagctgcaggaaaacagcatATCTGGACAGCTATCTCGACAATGTTCAAGATTTCATAGTTGTACCTGGCCCTGCAGCTCGCCTAAGACCTAATAATGTTCCAGATGAGTATTTCTCTT TTAATTATGAAGGCGTTGTCAGAAACCTCACG tgcataaaaccaaaccagcctTTCAAAGCTTACATGAAGCAGCTGCTACCCAAACGTTTCCATTATTCCTACAACGACCGGATCGAACCGCTGCACTTTTATTTAGACTCCCAATGGCAGCTTGCTCG aaaaccACTTGAGATTAAAAGCTGCAAAGGTGGATTCCATGGCTCAGACAATCGCTTCCCCAATATGCAG GCTATCTTTATTGGTTTTGGACCAGGATTCAAGTTTGGTACTCAAGTTGATCCATTTGAAAACATTGAAGTATATAATTTAATGTGTG ATTTGCTTGGTTTGAAACCAGCCCCAAACAATGGAACTCATGGACGCCTAAACCATCTATTAAAGCACCCTGTTTACACCCCCCATCATCCCAAAGAAGCAAGTCATCCTTCTGAATGTCCTGTGGTGGGAGAAAGAGCCTTTTCAgtgagccctggctgctcctgcaggacaggg GGCTTGCCAATAAGGGATTTTCATCAGCGATTAAATCTTACTGAAACAGAAG TTGTGAAGACAGAGGAACTGAATTTGCCCTACGGACGGCCCAGagttctgcagaaaaaacaTAATTACTGCCTCCTTTACCATTCCCGCTACGTGAGTGGGTACAGCAGGGACTACAGCATGTCTCTGTGGAGTGCCTACACTCTTGGCAAAGAT GACAAATGGATTTCTTCTacaggagctgcctccagctgttTACACAAAGATGTTcgtatttcacagaatcataacCAGACCTGTTTGTTTTACAACAATCATCCTCGCTTAACTTACGGATTTCTTGCTCCTCCAG attttatGACAGATGCAAGGAAACCTCACTACGATGCCTTGCTTACCAGCAACATTGTGCCAATGTATCCTGCATTTAAAG TGTTATGGAACTACTTCCACCAACACCTGCTACCTGAATATGCTGCAGCCAGGAATGGTGTCAATGTAGTCAGTGGTCCTGTGTTTGATTATGACTCTGATGGCCTCTATGATACCCCAGAAAAGTTGAAAAG ATACCCTGGTAATTCAGAAGTTCCAGTTCCAACTCACTTCTTCATTGTGCTGACTAGCtgtaaaaatacttctgaaacTCCCCTGGAGTGTGAAGGGTCTCTAGATGCCTTGTCTTTCATTGTACCTCACAGAGAAGACAACAGTGAAAGCTGTGCA GATGGCAAGTCTGAGTCCATGTGGGTTGAAGAGAGAATGAAGTTTCATACGGCTCGAATCAGAGATATAGAATTACTTACTGGACTCAGCTTCTATCAAGACAGAAAACAGCCAATATCTGACATTTTACAGTTAAAAACATATTTACCAACTTTTGAGACGGTCTAA